The Pseudomonas pergaminensis nucleotide sequence AAGCCGCCATTGCCGGCATGGGCGTGGCCATCGCTCGGCGCACCTTACTCAACGATGAACTGGAGCGCGGCACCTTGATCGTACCGTTCGGCCTGGCCGTGCCCAACCACAAACGCTACGTGTTGCTGTATGCGCCGGGCGCACTGAACCATCCGGGCGTACGCGCGGTGCATGACTGGCTGGTTGAGGAAGCGGGGATTTTTCGCGGATTGCACCCATTGGGAGAGGGGCAATTGTGAGGTTGGCTGGTCGTAAGAAGATGTAACTAACTCCCCACCCTAACAGCGTTTTTGCTCGTCGTCAGACTTAATTTGTAATGTGTGATTTATCTTTGCAAAGGGGTTGAATTGTTCTTCGGACTGCTCAATTGTGTAATCAAGAGGTCATGGTTTCACCACACCGGTGTTGCAGTTGTGACCTCTCGCGAGCTAGCTGAAATAAGGGAAGAACTATGCAAATCCAAGTCAATAGCGATAACCATATTGAAAGCAGCATCCGACTGGAGGAGTGGGTACGTACTACCATTGAGAGCACGCTCGAACGCTACGAAGAAGACCTGACCCGAGTGGAGGTCTACCTGCGGGATGAGAACGGCGACAAGCCCGGTCCCCACGATTTAAGTTGCCGCCTGGAAGCGCGGCCAAAAGGCCATCAACCGCTGTCGGTACTGCACAAGGCCGATACCCTGGAACAGGCGATCGACGGGGCGGCCACCAAGCTGGACCATGCATTGGAACACCTGTTTGGCAAACTGCAAGGCAAGCCACGCGCTGCCGGGAAAAGTCTGTCGGACACCAAGGTCAATGAAGATGAGCTTGAACAGGAGTTTCTGGAAAAAGAACGTGCCGTGTTTAACAGCTGATCGCTGAACGTTATTTCATCCCCCACTGAACGGGCCTGCATGTGCAGGCCCGTTTTCGTTTACTGGCCGCGTCGGAAGAAATACCTGCTCAACCCCGCCAACCCGCACGCACCCAGGCCCGCGAAGAGCATGGCCCAACCGACACCCTGACGCAGGGCTACCTGGGCATCGGTGAAGGTCAGGTACGCGGATGACGCCAGCTTGCCCGCCGCGATGTTCTGGCTGATGGCCGGCCATTCCAGCATGCTGCTTTCGGGCATTACGGCCGCCAGTTGATGGCAGATCCCCAGCAACAACACCAACCCCATTAACGCGATGTTGAGCGCGAGGGTGATCAGTCGCGCGCTGAGATCGATACCCGAGGCCATGCCCGCACGGTCGGCCGAAACCGAGCCGGTGGTGGTATTGGTGGTGGGGGAGTTGGTCAGCGCCAATCCCACCCCGGCAATCAGGCAACTGAGTAGCACCAGCACGATGCTTGGCTGCGCCACAGCGTTGGCAGCGGCCATGCTCAAGAAGCCTGCGCCCATCATGCCTAGCCCCACGGTGATGATGCGTTCTGCGCCGTAGCGCAGGGCCAGGCGTTCGGCCAGTGGCGGCACCAGCAGTGTCGGCAAGGTGTAGGCGAGCAGGGCGCCGCCGGTGGTCAGGGTGTCGTAGCCCAGGCCAGCCTGGAAATACAGCGGCAGGTAGATCATGAACGGCCAGAAGCTGAAGTTCATGCCGATCGAGCCCATCAATGCGCCGTTGAAGCGCTGGATCCGGAACACCGAGAAATCAAACATCGGGTGAGCGCTGCGCCGCTCGACAACGATGAACAGCAGCAACCCAGCCACTGCCAGGCCCGCCCAACCAAGCATCGCCGGGGTGCCAAAGCCGTGTTCGGTGCCCTGGGTGATGAAGTAGACCAGGGCGAATACCGACAGCGTCAAAGTGAGCATGCCCGCAATGTCCAGGCGATGGGCCGCCGGGTCACGGGACTCCTGCACGCTGACCTGCAACAACACCAGGGTGAACAGGGTGAGCGGCACGTGCACGAGAAACACCCAGCGCCAATCCGCCACCGCCAGG carries:
- a CDS encoding MFS transporter is translated as MPPAATLSIANPPRTARNGLALTAVCLVALMFGLEISSVPVILPTLERQLGTGFQDAQWIMNAYTLACTSVLMAAGTLADRFGRRRMLVLCLWLFGLASLACGLADSASTLIAARFVQGIGAGAMMICQFAILSHLFREPAARARAFAIWGVIAGLGLGFGPMVGALILAVADWRWVFLVHVPLTLFTLVLLQVSVQESRDPAAHRLDIAGMLTLTLSVFALVYFITQGTEHGFGTPAMLGWAGLAVAGLLLFIVVERRSAHPMFDFSVFRIQRFNGALMGSIGMNFSFWPFMIYLPLYFQAGLGYDTLTTGGALLAYTLPTLLVPPLAERLALRYGAERIITVGLGMMGAGFLSMAAANAVAQPSIVLVLLSCLIAGVGLALTNSPTTNTTTGSVSADRAGMASGIDLSARLITLALNIALMGLVLLLGICHQLAAVMPESSMLEWPAISQNIAAGKLASSAYLTFTDAQVALRQGVGWAMLFAGLGACGLAGLSRYFFRRGQ
- a CDS encoding HPF/RaiA family ribosome-associated protein, whose protein sequence is MQIQVNSDNHIESSIRLEEWVRTTIESTLERYEEDLTRVEVYLRDENGDKPGPHDLSCRLEARPKGHQPLSVLHKADTLEQAIDGAATKLDHALEHLFGKLQGKPRAAGKSLSDTKVNEDELEQEFLEKERAVFNS